A window of Calliopsis andreniformis isolate RMS-2024a chromosome 3, iyCalAndr_principal, whole genome shotgun sequence contains these coding sequences:
- the Rilpl gene encoding rab interacting lysosomal protein like isoform X2 yields the protein MPFCLENYISHNMEDYTVVSDVSVVDVYDIASEIGKECEKLIDSYGVESVTNLMPKVIHALELLENLATKNERENTTVQELRAKISQLENDKIGKAEDRQRFEKELEQIEEHWRQESHDLVGMVTRLQEENRRLAEALQESRSDTFTASQEVDIAVLQHLRSMIDKQRDQIRARDKELVQKNMDIENLTAQVEKLGVVGRELKRKQRQAQMQARGLVEERADFLAQLQDQNRELINLRARLGLAKKENEDLSKLQGCPDLTNKAIYDLDDPDRPRFTTAELKEILHERNELKARVSDLEDELELYRPKPEIVEDDKDAPVQGPLPYEPDDAPWKKSSESGIRKFFRKIFSESSSSFLVGSSPRRSLSSLSKMALSGNSTYDETI from the exons atgCCTTTTTGTTTGGAGAACTATATATCCCACAATATGGAGGATTATACTGTAGTATCAGATGTGTCAGTTGTAGATGTTTATGATATTGCTTCAGAAATAGGGAAAGAATGTGAGAAACTTATAGATTCATATGGAGTTGAATCTGTAACCAATCTTATGCCAAAAGTTATACATGCATTGGAACTATTAGAGAATCTTGCAACTAAAAATGAacgtgaaaatacaacagttcaggAATTAAGAGCAAAAATTTCGCAATTGGAAAATGATAAGATTGGAAAAGCTGAAGATAGACAAAGATTTGAAAag GAATTAGAACAAATTGAGGAACATTGGCGACAAGAATCTCATGATCTAGTGGGAATGGTCACAAGATTACAGGAAGAAAATAGAAGATTAGCAGAGGCTCTGCAAGAATCACGTAGTGATA CTTTTACAGCTAGTCAAGAAGTTGATATAGCAGTGTTGCAACATTTAAGATCTATGATAGATAAACAAAGAGATCAAATTCGAGCAAGAGACAAAGAACTAGTGCAGAAGAATATGGATATAGAAAAT CTAACAGCACAAGTTGAGAAGCTTGGTGTCGTTGGACGTGAATTAAAACGTAAGCAACGTCAAGCGCAAATGCAAGCCCGTGGTTTGGTAGAAGAGAGAGCGGATTTTTTGGCGCAATTACAAGATCAAAATCGTGAACTGATTAATCTTCGAGCACGTCTCGGTTTGGCAAAAAAAGAGAACGAAGATTTGAGTAAATTGCAAGGATGTCCAGATTTAACAAACAAGGCCATCTATGATCTAGATGATCCTGATAGACCTAGATTTACTACGGCTgaattaaaagaaattttacATGAACGAAATGAATTGAAAGCCAGAGTTTCAGATTTGGAAGATGAATTAGAACTCTATCGACCAAAACCTGAAAT AGTGGAGGATGATAAAGATGCTCCTGTACAAGGACCTCTTCCTTACGAACCAGATGATGCACCCTGGAAAAAGTCATCTGAATCTGGAATTCGTAAATT TTTCCGCAAAATTTTCTCAGAATCTAGCAGTAGTTTCTTAGTTGGTAGCAGTCCACGCAGAAGTCTTTCTAGTCTATCAAAAATGGCCCTGTCGGGAAACAGTACATATGATGAGACTATATAA
- the Rilpl gene encoding rab interacting lysosomal protein like isoform X1 → MPFCLENYISHNMEDYTVVSDVSVVDVYDIASEIGKECEKLIDSYGVESVTNLMPKVIHALELLENLATKNERENTTVQELRAKISQLENDKIGKAEDRQRFEKELEQIEEHWRQESHDLVGMVTRLQEENRRLAEALQESRSDSQYSSKQTFTASQEVDIAVLQHLRSMIDKQRDQIRARDKELVQKNMDIENLTAQVEKLGVVGRELKRKQRQAQMQARGLVEERADFLAQLQDQNRELINLRARLGLAKKENEDLSKLQGCPDLTNKAIYDLDDPDRPRFTTAELKEILHERNELKARVSDLEDELELYRPKPEIVEDDKDAPVQGPLPYEPDDAPWKKSSESGIRKFFRKIFSESSSSFLVGSSPRRSLSSLSKMALSGNSTYDETI, encoded by the exons atgCCTTTTTGTTTGGAGAACTATATATCCCACAATATGGAGGATTATACTGTAGTATCAGATGTGTCAGTTGTAGATGTTTATGATATTGCTTCAGAAATAGGGAAAGAATGTGAGAAACTTATAGATTCATATGGAGTTGAATCTGTAACCAATCTTATGCCAAAAGTTATACATGCATTGGAACTATTAGAGAATCTTGCAACTAAAAATGAacgtgaaaatacaacagttcaggAATTAAGAGCAAAAATTTCGCAATTGGAAAATGATAAGATTGGAAAAGCTGAAGATAGACAAAGATTTGAAAag GAATTAGAACAAATTGAGGAACATTGGCGACAAGAATCTCATGATCTAGTGGGAATGGTCACAAGATTACAGGAAGAAAATAGAAGATTAGCAGAGGCTCTGCAAGAATCACGTAGTGATAGTCAGTACAGCAGTAAACAAA CTTTTACAGCTAGTCAAGAAGTTGATATAGCAGTGTTGCAACATTTAAGATCTATGATAGATAAACAAAGAGATCAAATTCGAGCAAGAGACAAAGAACTAGTGCAGAAGAATATGGATATAGAAAAT CTAACAGCACAAGTTGAGAAGCTTGGTGTCGTTGGACGTGAATTAAAACGTAAGCAACGTCAAGCGCAAATGCAAGCCCGTGGTTTGGTAGAAGAGAGAGCGGATTTTTTGGCGCAATTACAAGATCAAAATCGTGAACTGATTAATCTTCGAGCACGTCTCGGTTTGGCAAAAAAAGAGAACGAAGATTTGAGTAAATTGCAAGGATGTCCAGATTTAACAAACAAGGCCATCTATGATCTAGATGATCCTGATAGACCTAGATTTACTACGGCTgaattaaaagaaattttacATGAACGAAATGAATTGAAAGCCAGAGTTTCAGATTTGGAAGATGAATTAGAACTCTATCGACCAAAACCTGAAAT AGTGGAGGATGATAAAGATGCTCCTGTACAAGGACCTCTTCCTTACGAACCAGATGATGCACCCTGGAAAAAGTCATCTGAATCTGGAATTCGTAAATT TTTCCGCAAAATTTTCTCAGAATCTAGCAGTAGTTTCTTAGTTGGTAGCAGTCCACGCAGAAGTCTTTCTAGTCTATCAAAAATGGCCCTGTCGGGAAACAGTACATATGATGAGACTATATAA